A stretch of the Nothobranchius furzeri strain GRZ-AD chromosome 5, NfurGRZ-RIMD1, whole genome shotgun sequence genome encodes the following:
- the LOC129163426 gene encoding cortexin-3, translating into MDVPRMAEGLISHTLPYSGGGYHEPSYLTLEQKAAFVFVLLLFIFLALLIVRCFRILLDPYRSMPSSNWTDHTEKDTFDYRIV; encoded by the coding sequence ATGGATGTGCCCCGGATGGCCGAGGGCCTCATAAGCCACACGCTTCCCTATTCGGGAGGCGGCTATCATGAACCTTCGTACCTGACGCTGGAGCAGAAGGCCGCCTTCGTTTTTGTGCTGCTGCTCTTCATCTTCCTGGCCCTGCTCATTGTGCGTTGCTTCCGCATCCTGCTGGACCCTTACCGCAGCATGCCCTCATCCAACTGGACAGACCACACCGAGAAAGACACGTTTGATTACCGCATCGTCTGA